The genomic window GCCGATTACTTCAACGAATGGCTCTTACCGCACTACCAGATGAAAGAACCAGGGCTGACCCGCCAGGCGCTCCTGCAGCGCGAGAACCTACGGGCGCTGGAACCGTTCCTGAAGGGAAACGCGAAGTTCGGCCTGGTGCACAACGAGGACGATATCATCCTTGTCCCGGGGGACATCGAGTACCTGGAACGGGTGTTCGGCGACCGGGCATGGATCTTCCCGAGTGGCGGCCACATGGGTAACATGTTCCAGCCCGACGTGGTCTCGGCGATAACCGGCTTTCTAAAGGGTAAGGAGGAGTGACCATGAAAAGACACGCCCCCTGCAAAGTTTCCTATAACATGCGCGGCCGGCGGGGCGGGGGACGCACTCGTCTTCTCGTCGTTGCGGCAGGCGCCATCCTGGCGGCAGGCTGCAGCACCCTTCCCGTGACGACCGGGCCCATGGAGCCGCCGCTGCGCCGCTACGAGGATTTCGTGAAGCCGGGACAGCCCAACATGCTTGAAGTGAAGGACTCCGTCGAGGGGTTCAACCGGGGGAGCTACCGCTTCAACTACTACTTCGACGAGTACCTGTACCGCCCGGTGGTGCGCGGCTACGAGATCATCATGCCCGATTACCTGGAGGACCGCGTTTCGGACGCCATCGACAACCTCAACGAAATAACCAACTTGACTAACAACCTGTTCCAGTTCAAATTGAAGGCCGCCGGGGTCACGGTGAGTCGCTTCGTGATCAACTCGACGGTGGGCGTCGCCGGGCTTTGGGACCCTGCCACCCGCTTCGGCCTGAAGCGCCAGACCGATGACTTCGGGCTCACGCTCGGGCACTACGGAACCGGCGACGGTTCCTACCTCATGCTCCCGGTGTTCGGCGCGTCCAACGTCCGGGATACCACCGGGCTTGTGGCCGACCTTGCCACCTTCAATTACATCGGCCCAATCGCCTGGGTGAACGACAGCACCGCCACCTGGGTCTATTCCGGCGTCTACGCAGTCGACCGCAGGCACCGCACCCCGTTCAGGTACCGCCAGACCGGCTCACCGTTCGAGTACGAGCTGATCAGGACCCTCTACACGATGAAGCGCGACTTTGACATCGAGCAGACCAAAACAAAGGACGTAAAGTGATCTAGAAGCAGGAGGAAGCGTTGCT from Geomonas ferrireducens includes these protein-coding regions:
- a CDS encoding MlaA family lipoprotein, with amino-acid sequence MKRHAPCKVSYNMRGRRGGGRTRLLVVAAGAILAAGCSTLPVTTGPMEPPLRRYEDFVKPGQPNMLEVKDSVEGFNRGSYRFNYYFDEYLYRPVVRGYEIIMPDYLEDRVSDAIDNLNEITNLTNNLFQFKLKAAGVTVSRFVINSTVGVAGLWDPATRFGLKRQTDDFGLTLGHYGTGDGSYLMLPVFGASNVRDTTGLVADLATFNYIGPIAWVNDSTATWVYSGVYAVDRRHRTPFRYRQTGSPFEYELIRTLYTMKRDFDIEQTKTKDVK